One segment of Oscillospiraceae bacterium MB08-C2-2 DNA contains the following:
- a CDS encoding class B sortase, giving the protein MSSKKIYTGLRNLLIVALVAMLSYSAVILLFDYRQHEREKAALEDLAGIVENNNPPIPSSAAAAETAQNETEPPEPTVLEQYRQLHEQNPDMIGWIKIADTAINYPVMYTADDFYLSHGFDRQEAKNGVPFVDKRCSVEPFGTNTIIYSHNMKNSTMFSELLLYKDKAFYSNHPTIQFDTLYKAQNYDIVAVFESQVYFKNDTVFKHYNFLNAESEESFNAYIEQIKALSLYDTGVDTKYGDELITLMTCSYHIENGRFVVVARREPS; this is encoded by the coding sequence ATGTCCAGTAAAAAGATATATACAGGTTTGCGCAATCTTCTGATTGTTGCTTTGGTTGCGATGCTTTCTTATTCGGCTGTTATTCTCCTATTCGATTATCGGCAACATGAGAGAGAAAAAGCAGCACTTGAAGATTTGGCTGGAATCGTAGAAAACAATAATCCGCCAATTCCCTCATCCGCTGCGGCGGCCGAAACAGCACAAAACGAGACAGAACCGCCAGAACCCACTGTGTTGGAGCAATATAGGCAACTCCATGAACAGAACCCTGATATGATTGGATGGATCAAAATAGCTGATACAGCGATCAACTATCCTGTTATGTATACAGCGGATGATTTTTATTTAAGCCATGGTTTTGACCGGCAGGAGGCCAAAAACGGCGTTCCCTTTGTTGATAAGCGCTGTTCTGTGGAGCCCTTTGGAACCAATACAATCATTTATTCCCACAACATGAAAAACAGCACCATGTTTTCAGAACTGCTCCTTTATAAGGATAAAGCCTTTTACAGCAATCATCCAACCATTCAGTTTGATACCCTATACAAAGCCCAGAACTATGACATTGTTGCCGTGTTTGAAAGCCAGGTCTATTTTAAGAATGATACCGTGTTCAAACATTATAATTTCTTGAATGCTGAAAGCGAAGAGTCATTCAATGCCTATATTGAGCAAATTAAGGCTCTTTCGCTCTACGATACAGGCGTTGACACAAAATATGGCGATGAGCTCATTACACTGATGACCTGCTCTTATCATATCGAAAACGGGCGTTTTGTTGTTGTAGCCAGAAGAGAACCTTCTTAA
- a CDS encoding Rrf2 family transcriptional regulator, with translation MKLYLTTDYAIRIILHLAQHDPRLLPAAETAKRLGLTYSYFNKVASSIKQAGFIKSVQGPGGGYRLAQSAKDITLYDIITAVQGDICINRCLGNGGICSQFGSGTVQCSVHRVLETVQNDIVHSLKKYSIQDICKMTELQYVEG, from the coding sequence ATGAAGCTTTATCTAACAACAGATTACGCAATTCGAATCATCCTTCACTTGGCACAGCATGACCCACGGCTATTGCCTGCGGCGGAAACAGCAAAGCGACTAGGCTTGACCTACAGCTATTTCAATAAGGTAGCCTCATCCATCAAGCAGGCCGGGTTTATTAAATCGGTGCAAGGGCCCGGAGGCGGTTATCGCTTGGCTCAAAGTGCAAAGGATATTACGCTTTATGATATTATCACCGCTGTGCAGGGCGATATCTGCATCAATCGCTGTCTGGGAAACGGCGGCATTTGCAGCCAATTTGGCAGCGGCACTGTTCAATGTTCTGTACATAGAGTGCTGGAAACGGTGCAAAATGATATCGTTCATTCCTTAAAAAAATACAGCATACAGGATATCTGCAAAATGACAGAACTTCAGTATGTGGAAGGATAA
- a CDS encoding InlB B-repeat-containing protein, protein MKQKKYGAIGKLVSLLLVLVMVMGIFPIQAFAEDEDCIVAFDPADGTGYNDFYKVTVAAGSTVTDQPEDPTRNGYFFQGWYAYLDENHSPVFWNFETDTVTENMTLWAAWAAWEKGCIVAFDPADGTGYNDFYKVTVAAGSTITDRPADPTRDGFLFKGWYAYLDGNGSPVFWNFETDTITENTTLWAAWAAWEKSYIVVFDPADGTEYNDFYKVTVAAGSTITDRPADPTRDGFLFKGWYAYLDGNDGPVFWNFATDAVTENTTLWAAWAAWEKSYIVAFDPADGTEYNDFYKVTVAAGNTITDRPADPTRDGFLFKGWYAYLDGNDSPVLWNFATDTVTENTTLWAAWAAWEKSYIVVFDPADGTEYNDFYKVTVAAGSTITDRPADPTRDGFLFKGWYAYLDGNDSPVLWNFATDTVTENTTLWAAWEKSYIVVFDPADGTEYNDFYKVTVAAGNTITDRPADPTRDGFLFKGWYAYLDGNDSPVLWNFATDTVTENTTLWAAWAAWEKSYIVVFDPADGTEYNDFYKVTVAAGSTITDQPADPTRDGFLFKGWYAYLDGNDSPVFWNFETDTVTENTTLWAAWEPEGESGSGGNTKPGGGTDTSGRDKSDRKATTVEMIEIVEDKIPLSSNELDELPNTGGDSLRSFWLWSGLVSLLGITMLFTAGKRKAAQ, encoded by the coding sequence ATGAAACAAAAAAAATATGGTGCAATAGGCAAGCTGGTCAGTCTTCTGCTGGTGCTTGTTATGGTTATGGGGATATTTCCCATTCAGGCCTTTGCGGAAGACGAAGACTGTATTGTGGCTTTTGATCCCGCTGATGGCACAGGATACAATGATTTTTACAAAGTGACCGTTGCTGCCGGGAGCACCGTGACAGACCAGCCCGAAGATCCTACCCGTAATGGCTATTTCTTTCAGGGATGGTACGCCTACTTAGATGAGAACCACAGCCCGGTGTTCTGGAATTTTGAAACGGATACTGTAACAGAAAATATGACCCTTTGGGCCGCCTGGGCCGCATGGGAAAAAGGCTGTATTGTGGCTTTTGATCCTGCTGATGGCACAGGATACAATGATTTTTACAAAGTGACCGTTGCTGCCGGAAGCACCATAACCGATCGGCCCGCAGACCCCACCCGTGACGGCTTTTTGTTCAAGGGATGGTATGCTTATTTGGATGGAAACGGCAGCCCAGTGTTCTGGAATTTTGAAACGGATACTATAACAGAGAATACAACCCTCTGGGCCGCCTGGGCCGCATGGGAAAAAAGTTATATTGTGGTTTTTGATCCAGCTGATGGCACAGAATACAATGATTTTTACAAAGTGACTGTTGCTGCTGGAAGCACCATAACCGATCGGCCCGCAGACCCCACCCGTGACGGCTTTTTGTTCAAGGGATGGTATGCTTATTTGGATGGAAACGACGGCCCAGTGTTCTGGAATTTTGCAACGGATGCTGTTACAGAGAACACAACTCTCTGGGCCGCCTGGGCCGCATGGGAAAAAAGCTATATTGTGGCTTTTGATCCCGCTGATGGCACAGAATACAATGATTTTTACAAAGTGACCGTTGCTGCTGGAAACACCATAACCGATCGGCCTGCAGACCCCACCCGTGATGGTTTTCTGTTCAAGGGATGGTATGCTTATTTGGATGGAAACGACAGCCCGGTGCTCTGGAATTTTGCAACGGATACTGTTACAGAGAATACAACTCTCTGGGCCGCCTGGGCCGCATGGGAAAAAAGCTATATTGTGGTTTTTGATCCAGCTGATGGCACAGAATACAATGATTTTTACAAAGTGACCGTTGCTGCCGGAAGCACCATAACCGATCGGCCCGCAGACCCCACCCGTGACGGCTTTTTGTTCAAGGGATGGTATGCCTATTTGGATGGAAACGACAGCCCGGTGCTCTGGAATTTTGCAACGGATACTGTTACAGAGAACACAACTCTCTGGGCCGCATGGGAAAAAAGCTATATTGTGGTTTTTGATCCCGCTGATGGCACAGAATACAATGATTTTTACAAAGTGACTGTTGCTGCTGGAAACACCATAACCGATCGGCCTGCAGACCCCACCCGTGATGGTTTTCTGTTCAAGGGATGGTATGCTTATTTGGATGGAAACGACAGCCCGGTGCTCTGGAATTTTGCAACGGATACTGTTACAGAGAATACAACTCTCTGGGCCGCCTGGGCCGCATGGGAAAAAAGCTATATTGTGGTTTTTGATCCAGCTGATGGCACAGAATACAATGATTTTTACAAAGTGACTGTTGCTGCTGGAAGCACCATAACCGACCAGCCTGCAGACCCCACCCGTGATGGCTTTTTGTTCAAGGGATGGTATGCTTATTTGGATGGAAACGACAGCCCAGTGTTCTGGAATTTTGAAACAGATACTGTAACAGAGAATACAACCCTCTGGGCTGCCTGGGAACCCGAGGGCGAGTCTGGATCCGGCGGAAACACTAAGCCGGGTGGAGGCACCGATACAAGCGGAAGAGATAAATCCGATCGTAAAGCTACGACTGTCGAAATGATTGAAATTGTTGAAGATAAAATCCCTCTTAGTTCAAATGAATTGGATGAGCTCCCCAATACCGGTGGAGACAGCCTGCGTTCTTTTTGGCTGTGGAGCGGTCTGGTATCGCTGCTGGGTATAACCATGCTGTTCACGGCAGGGAAGCGTAAAGCGGCACAATAA
- a CDS encoding putative quinol monooxygenase, with the protein MIKVTAEFVLKAGAYEKAISIANELIKLTRLEKGCVAYDLAKSNDDENVLVMFETWESQAALQKHSASAHFAALVPEFAALCSVAPAIKTFTQVI; encoded by the coding sequence ATGATCAAAGTAACAGCAGAGTTCGTATTGAAAGCGGGGGCTTATGAGAAAGCGATATCCATTGCAAATGAGCTGATTAAGCTGACCCGTTTGGAAAAAGGCTGTGTTGCCTACGATCTGGCAAAATCCAATGATGATGAAAATGTTCTTGTGATGTTTGAAACATGGGAATCACAAGCAGCATTGCAGAAGCATTCCGCATCTGCCCATTTTGCTGCGCTTGTTCCGGAATTTGCAGCCCTGTGTTCTGTGGCACCTGCTATCAAAACCTTTACTCAAGTTATCTAA
- a CDS encoding ATP-binding protein yields MAALSLIVVSYSVFYAHGLLVLNMPVIIVIMIIGLRFSTSMDWLQAVYGGATSILSAYCFRGIFTAIGALIFRGRDLLSDADAYYAITLAALPAALLSFSVLRRTIFPDHKMKRFLKNRGQLKTIVAYEMVATINLVAINSGRQSSPNNLWYVQVALGACVLALGMLVFAIYQSIYSAELLEYRLQSEMLEQQYNRQLAHYKSYQKYTESFRAFRHDYKAMMASVKSLIRAGEAEKAIALVDDVYDDMQKKVHLHKKYSDNVVLDAMLQDLANQCAEKEIEFSFQVFAPRNTDLSRLNAIRLFSNLTTNAVEACDKLPVSERFMHIVSTAEPSWVVLKVENSYNGETVENAGKLITTKEEKDMHGLGLGIVNEIAENLGGFVLYDIAPENKLFTVRVFIPQTKADDHPDV; encoded by the coding sequence ATGGCGGCCCTTTCCCTGATTGTGGTATCCTATTCTGTTTTTTATGCGCATGGCCTGCTTGTGCTGAATATGCCGGTTATTATAGTTATTATGATCATCGGGCTGCGTTTTTCCACCAGCATGGATTGGCTTCAGGCGGTATATGGCGGAGCCACCAGCATCCTGAGCGCTTATTGTTTTCGGGGTATCTTCACAGCCATCGGCGCTTTGATTTTTCGGGGGCGTGATCTATTATCCGATGCCGATGCATACTATGCCATTACCCTTGCCGCCCTTCCTGCTGCACTTCTTTCTTTTTCTGTTCTGCGCAGAACTATTTTCCCCGATCATAAGATGAAACGCTTTCTGAAAAACAGAGGCCAGCTCAAGACAATTGTGGCCTATGAAATGGTGGCGACGATTAATCTGGTGGCCATTAATTCAGGCCGACAATCTTCACCCAACAATTTGTGGTATGTGCAGGTTGCCCTTGGAGCCTGTGTATTGGCCTTAGGCATGCTTGTTTTTGCTATCTACCAATCGATTTACAGTGCAGAGCTTTTGGAATATCGGCTGCAAAGTGAGATGCTGGAACAGCAGTATAATCGGCAGCTGGCCCACTACAAGTCCTATCAGAAATACACCGAAAGTTTTCGGGCCTTTCGGCATGACTACAAAGCAATGATGGCATCGGTGAAGTCGCTGATCCGTGCAGGGGAAGCTGAAAAGGCAATTGCACTGGTTGATGATGTTTATGACGATATGCAGAAAAAAGTTCACCTTCACAAAAAGTATTCCGACAATGTAGTGCTGGATGCCATGCTGCAGGATTTGGCCAATCAATGTGCCGAAAAGGAAATAGAATTTTCCTTTCAGGTTTTTGCTCCCCGCAACACAGATTTGTCCAGGCTTAATGCAATTCGACTTTTTTCAAATCTTACCACCAACGCTGTGGAAGCCTGCGATAAGCTGCCGGTTTCAGAACGGTTTATGCATATTGTCAGTACCGCCGAGCCCTCGTGGGTGGTTCTGAAGGTTGAAAATTCCTACAACGGAGAAACTGTGGAGAATGCTGGAAAGCTGATTACCACCAAAGAAGAAAAAGACATGCATGGATTGGGCTTGGGTATTGTGAATGAAATTGCTGAAAATCTTGGCGGGTTTGTTTTATATGACATTGCTCCTGAAAACAAACTCTTTACGGTTCGGGTTTTTATTCCGCAAACAAAGGCCGATGATCACCCCGATGTGTGA
- a CDS encoding LytTR family DNA-binding domain-containing protein produces MMKIALCDDNNKWIKQCAALLHDIAEKHQIKMELACFKNGESLLFQYGDAPETVDIIYLDVLMDKMDGMETARKLRSCGCNAQIIFLTSFEDYVFEAFDVHAIHYLLKEDTSQAKFESVFLRAAEHVSQKEEELFSYAFDGKTSVIPFHAISYFEIWRRLVTVHYESDKTAEFYSSMDKLERNLADHHFVRPHRGFLVHLPYISKFQAQSIVLKTGETIPVGTTYMQPLKEAFAQYIKRLHIYNKNLHNGENKR; encoded by the coding sequence ATGATGAAAATAGCGCTGTGCGATGATAACAATAAATGGATCAAACAATGTGCTGCATTGCTTCACGATATAGCCGAAAAGCATCAAATCAAAATGGAGCTTGCTTGCTTTAAAAACGGAGAATCCCTTCTGTTTCAATATGGAGATGCACCGGAGACTGTGGACATTATCTATTTGGATGTACTTATGGATAAAATGGATGGTATGGAAACCGCCCGGAAGCTTCGCAGCTGCGGCTGCAATGCACAGATCATTTTTTTGACCAGCTTTGAAGATTATGTATTCGAGGCTTTTGATGTACATGCCATACATTATCTGCTTAAAGAGGATACCAGCCAAGCCAAATTTGAGAGTGTATTTTTGCGAGCGGCGGAGCATGTTTCTCAAAAAGAGGAAGAACTGTTTAGCTATGCTTTTGATGGTAAAACAAGTGTCATTCCATTCCATGCTATCTCATATTTTGAGATTTGGCGAAGACTTGTAACAGTCCATTATGAAAGCGATAAAACAGCCGAGTTTTACAGCAGCATGGATAAATTGGAAAGAAACCTTGCCGATCATCATTTTGTGCGGCCTCATCGGGGTTTTTTGGTGCACCTGCCGTATATCTCTAAGTTTCAGGCCCAAAGCATTGTATTAAAAACGGGCGAGACGATACCGGTGGGAACCACTTATATGCAGCCTTTAAAAGAAGCCTTTGCCCAGTATATCAAACGGCTTCATATCTATAACAAGAATCTGCACAATGGAGAAAACAAGAGATGA
- a CDS encoding HD domain-containing protein — MDIQTAKLMTAMVQYDQGDAKRIQHFIKVHNLAAVIGKMESLEEDMQCILETAAILHDIGIHISEQKYGSSSGKYQEIEGPAEAEKLMLQVGGYSNEQIERVKYLIGHHHTYKNMVGLDYQILVEADFLVNLYEDASPHSAVESVRSKIFKTQTGIRLLDDMFGEKSCE; from the coding sequence GTGGATATCCAAACGGCAAAGCTCATGACCGCCATGGTCCAGTATGATCAAGGAGATGCGAAGCGGATTCAGCATTTTATAAAAGTGCACAATTTGGCCGCTGTCATTGGCAAGATGGAAAGCCTTGAAGAAGATATGCAGTGTATCCTTGAAACGGCGGCAATTCTCCACGATATTGGCATTCATATCAGCGAGCAGAAATATGGCTCCAGCAGTGGAAAATATCAGGAAATAGAAGGCCCCGCCGAGGCCGAAAAGCTGATGCTCCAAGTGGGCGGATACTCAAACGAGCAAATAGAGCGTGTAAAATACTTGATCGGGCATCATCATACCTATAAAAACATGGTGGGGCTGGATTATCAGATTCTTGTGGAAGCCGATTTTCTTGTGAATCTTTACGAAGATGCCTCTCCCCATTCGGCTGTGGAAAGTGTACGCTCTAAAATCTTCAAAACCCAAACGGGTATTCGCCTGCTGGATGATATGTTTGGGGAAAAGAGCTGTGAATAG
- a CDS encoding YdiU family protein — MEKVGWNFHNSYKELPEFFYTKQHPAIAPAPKLVIFNQVLALSLGVPLQLEVFAGNEIPKGAEPLAQAYAGHQFGYFTMLGDGRAILLGEQITPSGERFDIQLKGAGLTPYSRGGDGRAALSPMLREYIISEAMHALGIPTTRSLAVVTSGETVRREKDLIGAVLTRVAASHIRVGTFEYASQFGTAENVRGLADYTITRHFSSLAALENKYLLLLKEVIKRQASLIAKWQLVGFIHGVMNTDNMAIGGETIDYGPCAFMDAYHPATVFSSIDIHGRYAYGNQPKLAAWNLARFAETLLPLLHIDPNEAVRLGQKEIANFENLYQAHWLSGMRSKLGLCNEEIEDKVLIQDLLKLMEQYKADYSQTFQSLTLDRNDGQALFASPEYHLWNQRWKERLSRQPESREESKVLMKSHNPAITPRNHRVEEVLAAAENGDFSKMHQLLHVLENPYGYTPEQEEFSQPPTPEFCNYQTFCGT; from the coding sequence TTGGAAAAGGTAGGTTGGAACTTTCATAATAGCTATAAAGAATTGCCAGAATTTTTCTACACAAAACAGCATCCCGCCATTGCGCCTGCCCCTAAGCTTGTTATTTTCAACCAAGTGTTGGCGCTTTCTTTAGGAGTACCCTTGCAGTTGGAGGTGTTTGCTGGAAATGAGATTCCAAAGGGAGCCGAGCCTTTGGCGCAGGCATATGCCGGGCATCAGTTTGGGTATTTCACTATGCTGGGTGATGGCCGTGCTATCCTTCTTGGCGAACAGATAACTCCTTCTGGGGAACGCTTTGATATTCAGCTTAAAGGTGCCGGGCTTACGCCATACTCCCGGGGTGGTGACGGACGAGCTGCTTTAAGCCCCATGCTGCGGGAATATATCATCAGTGAGGCAATGCATGCATTGGGAATTCCGACAACAAGGAGCTTAGCGGTCGTCACCAGCGGAGAAACGGTGAGGCGAGAAAAGGATCTTATCGGAGCGGTCTTAACACGTGTTGCAGCAAGCCATATTCGAGTAGGAACATTTGAATATGCTTCACAGTTTGGGACTGCAGAGAATGTCCGCGGCTTAGCCGACTATACCATAACACGCCATTTCTCAAGCCTTGCCGCTCTCGAGAATAAATATCTTTTGCTGTTAAAAGAAGTGATAAAACGGCAGGCATCTTTGATTGCCAAATGGCAATTGGTTGGCTTTATTCACGGTGTAATGAATACAGATAATATGGCCATTGGCGGTGAAACCATTGACTATGGCCCATGCGCATTTATGGATGCCTACCATCCGGCTACAGTTTTCAGCTCCATTGATATACATGGGCGCTATGCCTATGGAAATCAACCAAAGCTGGCCGCATGGAATCTAGCCCGTTTTGCTGAAACCTTGCTGCCCCTTTTGCACATTGATCCAAATGAGGCTGTCAGGCTTGGGCAAAAAGAGATTGCAAATTTTGAGAATCTATATCAGGCTCATTGGCTGTCGGGAATGCGTTCCAAGCTGGGGCTGTGCAACGAAGAAATTGAAGATAAAGTGTTGATCCAAGACCTCTTAAAGCTTATGGAGCAGTACAAGGCGGATTATAGCCAAACTTTTCAGTCGTTAACATTGGATAGAAACGATGGTCAGGCTTTGTTTGCCAGCCCCGAGTATCATCTTTGGAATCAGCGATGGAAAGAGCGCCTGAGCCGGCAACCAGAATCCAGGGAAGAAAGCAAAGTGCTTATGAAAAGCCATAATCCCGCCATTACCCCGAGGAATCATCGGGTTGAAGAAGTGTTGGCTGCTGCTGAAAATGGAGATTTCAGTAAAATGCATCAGCTCCTTCACGTTTTAGAGAATCCTTATGGATATACACCGGAGCAGGAAGAATTTTCACAGCCGCCCACACCTGAATTTTGTAATTATCAGACCTTTTGTGGAACCTGA
- a CDS encoding GntR family transcriptional regulator: MEPKTEDFVPNYVKIQNFILDNIQQGIYTPGDRIPSENELAQKFSVSRITANMAIKELSITGVVERKKGKGTFVCEPVNLPTSAKMLSHNLRLNPLAPKRHHLDQVRIVEVYPELLSKFHLQEHALMYEIIRTIRRDNELMAIDYSYIPLDLVGEVLIYPEEISKSYLHKYLEKHSECQPTYLEIYINTPRYSFLQNDHLKFEGDCSLIYWETDILDKQKKILSTTFTISPDGTEVEPFMSFAIK, from the coding sequence ATGGAACCGAAGACCGAGGATTTTGTCCCAAATTATGTGAAAATTCAAAACTTTATTTTAGATAACATTCAACAGGGCATCTATACTCCCGGAGACAGAATTCCTTCCGAAAATGAATTGGCACAGAAGTTCTCTGTCAGCAGAATCACTGCCAATATGGCTATTAAGGAACTTTCCATTACCGGTGTGGTGGAACGCAAAAAGGGAAAGGGAACCTTTGTCTGCGAGCCTGTGAATCTGCCCACTTCGGCTAAAATGCTTTCGCACAATCTGCGTTTGAACCCTCTGGCTCCCAAACGGCATCATCTGGATCAGGTTCGGATTGTGGAGGTCTATCCCGAGCTGCTGAGCAAGTTCCACTTGCAGGAGCATGCCCTGATGTATGAAATCATTCGTACCATCCGCCGGGATAACGAGCTGATGGCTATTGATTATAGCTATATACCGTTGGATTTGGTTGGTGAGGTACTGATCTACCCAGAGGAAATCAGCAAAAGCTATCTGCACAAATACCTTGAAAAGCACAGCGAATGCCAGCCCACCTATCTGGAAATCTATATAAATACCCCTCGGTATTCTTTTTTGCAAAACGATCATTTGAAATTCGAAGGTGACTGCTCTCTGATTTATTGGGAAACCGATATTTTGGACAAGCAGAAGAAAATCCTCTCCACCACCTTTACCATTTCCCCTGACGGCACAGAAGTTGAGCCTTTTATGTCATTTGCTATCAAGTAA
- a CDS encoding uroporphyrinogen decarboxylase family protein, with amino-acid sequence MTREERIRKALAGDEVDRVPCNVWMHLSEVDQDPRSLAEAMAAYNEEYDFDFIKMMPFGAYSTQDWGAKIKIYCDCYKEPVIVESGIRDVRDYTCIEPLSATYGTWGKTLQVAQHLSKVVAANTPFLQTIFSPATTLKKLAGNRLLADMMEHPLEVHQALRAITETTVNFVKANIEAGVSGFFFATQTATYDYMTDLMYAEFCKPYDLEVLDTYKDQTWFNVIHIHGSNIMFDTVSQYPCNCLNWHDRDTAPDMKTARETVCKTFLGGIQEVPNIINGVLDYDSFLRRSTPDQVTTHVQEAIAMVDGRGLIIGPGCVCDPKTTKENLHAVRKAVERQPVLSQS; translated from the coding sequence ATGACCAGAGAAGAACGTATCAGAAAAGCCCTTGCAGGTGATGAAGTCGACCGTGTTCCCTGTAACGTGTGGATGCACCTTTCAGAGGTGGATCAGGACCCTCGCTCTCTAGCGGAGGCAATGGCCGCTTACAATGAGGAGTATGATTTCGACTTTATTAAAATGATGCCTTTTGGTGCTTACAGCACACAGGATTGGGGCGCAAAAATAAAAATATATTGCGACTGCTACAAAGAACCTGTTATTGTAGAGTCGGGTATTCGGGATGTGCGGGATTATACCTGCATTGAGCCATTATCGGCCACTTATGGCACATGGGGCAAAACACTGCAGGTTGCACAGCATCTTTCAAAGGTGGTTGCTGCAAACACACCATTTTTGCAGACCATCTTCAGCCCTGCCACAACGCTGAAGAAGCTTGCCGGCAACCGCCTACTTGCGGATATGATGGAACACCCTCTCGAAGTGCATCAGGCACTGCGTGCCATTACAGAAACAACTGTTAACTTTGTAAAGGCCAATATTGAAGCAGGTGTAAGCGGCTTCTTCTTTGCCACCCAAACCGCAACCTACGATTATATGACCGATTTGATGTACGCCGAATTCTGCAAGCCCTATGACTTGGAGGTTCTTGATACATACAAAGATCAAACATGGTTTAACGTGATTCATATTCATGGCTCCAACATTATGTTCGACACAGTCAGCCAGTATCCCTGCAATTGCCTCAATTGGCACGACCGGGATACGGCCCCTGATATGAAAACGGCAAGAGAAACTGTATGCAAGACCTTCCTGGGCGGCATACAGGAAGTTCCCAACATTATCAACGGTGTGTTGGATTATGACAGCTTTTTGCGCCGAAGCACACCCGATCAGGTAACCACCCATGTGCAGGAAGCCATTGCTATGGTGGATGGCAGAGGGCTTATCATTGGCCCTGGCTGTGTATGCGACCCCAAAACCACAAAAGAAAACCTTCATGCAGTTAGAAAAGCCGTTGAGCGCCAACCGGTGTTAAGCCAGTCGTAA
- a CDS encoding Na+/H+ antiporter NhaC family protein, protein MNVQKGLEVEAKAEAKEFPSGLVIICGLILLAALLTYIIPGGEYVRNTVDGREVVDPNSFSYVKSTPSTLMDIFTSIPKGFQSTSWICFLILIVGGAFNVISDTGAIQAGLHSLLRKSKGRDIYFIPFIVLLFSIVPTMMGTLEAYLAFVPLGVMLARSMGLDALVGIAITVCAGGAGLASGITNPFNIGVAQGLVGLPVFSAMWLRVLAFIGFNASVSFWTMKYALNVKKDPRNSWIYDVEQRAGGAGGDIEAPEFTLRRKLVLLTIFVGISYVIYMALTGGDFKNGIPAVFLMMLVVVGIIMKYSPNEVFRQFGKGAQSVVGGVLVVGFAKAIALLLDNSGTIDTIIHGAVQMLNGASGVLTAEIMYLIGHIGNFFIISDAGLATVIVPILSPIGDMAGITQQTVCAAAIFGGALGNMIMPTSPLTSGAIAMADIDYRVYLKFVLRIFLTNSVWAAILVAVAAIVQVGPF, encoded by the coding sequence ATGAATGTTCAGAAGGGCCTAGAAGTTGAAGCAAAAGCAGAGGCAAAAGAATTTCCAAGTGGCTTAGTAATCATTTGCGGATTGATTTTACTTGCCGCACTGTTGACCTACATTATTCCCGGAGGCGAGTATGTAAGAAATACCGTTGACGGCCGAGAAGTGGTTGACCCCAATTCCTTTAGTTATGTAAAATCCACGCCCTCTACCTTAATGGATATTTTCACTTCGATTCCCAAGGGCTTTCAGTCCACCAGCTGGATCTGCTTTTTGATCCTTATTGTGGGCGGAGCCTTCAACGTGATCAGCGATACCGGTGCCATACAGGCCGGGCTCCACTCTCTTTTGCGCAAAAGCAAGGGCAGGGATATTTACTTTATTCCATTTATCGTGCTGCTTTTCTCCATTGTCCCCACAATGATGGGTACATTGGAGGCGTATCTGGCCTTTGTTCCCTTGGGGGTTATGCTGGCACGGTCTATGGGCCTGGATGCGCTGGTGGGTATTGCCATCACCGTTTGCGCAGGCGGTGCCGGTCTGGCCAGCGGCATTACAAATCCCTTTAACATCGGCGTTGCCCAAGGGTTGGTGGGGCTGCCTGTTTTTTCAGCTATGTGGCTGCGTGTGCTGGCCTTTATCGGGTTTAACGCTTCGGTTTCTTTTTGGACCATGAAATATGCCTTGAACGTTAAAAAAGATCCCAGAAACAGCTGGATCTATGACGTTGAGCAAAGAGCCGGCGGAGCTGGTGGCGATATTGAGGCTCCTGAATTTACTCTTCGCAGAAAATTGGTTTTGCTCACCATCTTTGTAGGTATTTCTTATGTCATCTACATGGCTCTTACCGGCGGAGATTTCAAAAATGGAATTCCTGCTGTCTTCCTGATGATGCTGGTTGTGGTTGGCATTATCATGAAATACTCCCCCAACGAAGTATTCCGCCAGTTCGGAAAAGGCGCACAGAGCGTTGTAGGCGGTGTGCTGGTTGTAGGGTTTGCAAAGGCAATTGCCCTTCTGTTGGATAATTCCGGTACCATCGACACCATCATTCATGGTGCTGTGCAGATGCTCAACGGTGCTTCGGGTGTGCTGACTGCGGAAATCATGTATTTGATTGGTCATATCGGTAACTTCTTCATTATTTCCGATGCAGGTCTGGCAACCGTTATTGTTCCTATCCTTTCGCCCATCGGCGATATGGCCGGTATCACCCAGCAGACTGTCTGTGCGGCGGCTATCTTTGGCGGTGCCCTTGGCAACATGATTATGCCAACTTCCCCTCTCACCTCAGGTGCCATTGCCATGGCCGACATCGACTACCGTGTGTATCTTAAATTTGTACTTCGAATATTCCTTACTAACAGTGTGTGGGCGGCCATACTGGTTGCTGTTGCTGCCATTGTTCAGGTAGGACCCTTTTAA